A single region of the Bacteroides luhongzhouii genome encodes:
- a CDS encoding SGNH/GDSL hydrolase family protein — translation MKKSCFLLLLAILCSSISFAQSLKSVSILGDSYSTFEGYLQPDTNSIWYYVSPRQQTDVISVKQTWWHKFIKENNYRLCVNNSFSGATICNTGYRNADYSDRSFITRMDQLGCPDVIFIFGATNDCWAGSPLGEYQYAGWAKDDLYKFRPAMAYMLEHMIDRYPNVEIYFLLNSGLKEEFNESVRTICSHYNIDCIELHDIDKKSGHPSIKGMEQISEQIKEFMVKKTK, via the coding sequence ATGAAGAAATCTTGTTTTTTGCTGCTATTAGCTATTTTATGTAGCAGTATAAGTTTTGCTCAAAGTCTGAAATCTGTCTCTATTTTAGGCGACTCGTATTCAACATTTGAAGGATACCTGCAACCGGATACTAATAGTATTTGGTATTACGTCTCTCCACGACAACAAACGGATGTGATTTCAGTAAAACAGACGTGGTGGCATAAATTCATCAAAGAGAATAATTACCGCCTCTGCGTCAATAATTCATTTTCGGGTGCAACGATTTGTAATACGGGGTATCGCAATGCGGATTACTCGGATCGCTCTTTTATAACCCGTATGGATCAACTGGGTTGCCCGGATGTGATTTTTATTTTTGGCGCAACTAATGATTGTTGGGCTGGTTCTCCGCTTGGAGAGTATCAGTATGCGGGATGGGCTAAAGATGATTTGTATAAATTCCGTCCGGCTATGGCTTATATGCTCGAGCACATGATTGATCGCTATCCTAATGTTGAAATCTATTTTCTATTGAATTCCGGTTTAAAGGAAGAGTTTAATGAATCAGTCAGAACTATCTGCAGTCATTATAATATTGATTGCATAGAATTGCATGACATTGACAAAAAGAGTGGTCATCCTTCAATAAAGGGAATGGAGCAGATTAGTGAACAGATTAAAGAGTTCATGGTGAAGAAGACGAAGTAA
- a CDS encoding rhamnogalacturonan lyase — protein sequence MKCISAFLSLCLIAAFVVAQPNYDFSKLKREHLGRGVIAIRENPSTVAVSWRYLSSDPMDESFDVYRNGEKLNKHPVRNATFFQDIYKGTESVLYTVKAIKSKTESCYQLPSDAPAGYLNIPLNRPENGTIPTGQSYFYAPNDASIGDVDGDGEYEIILKWDPSNAHDNSHDGYTGEVYFDCYKLNGKHLWRINLGRNIRAGAHYTQFMLFDLNGDGKAEVVMKTADGTVDGKGKVIGDAQADYRNEQGRILTGPEYLTVFNGLTGEAMQTIDYVPGRGNLMDWGDNRGNRSDRFLACVAYLDGIHPSVVMCRGYYTRTVLAAYDWNGKELKERWIFDSNHPGCEDYAGQGNHNLRVGDVDGDGCDEIIYGSCAIDHNGKGLYTTKMGHGDAIHLTHFDPSRKGLQVWDCHENKRDGSTYRDAATGEILFQIKDSTDVGRCMAADIDPTQAGVEMWSLASGGIRNIKGEVVKARVRGLSCNMAVWREEVLLRTVDNTALRLYVSTIPTDYRFHTFLEDPVYRISIATQNVAYNQPTQLGFYFGPDLQGTIFRGCKIPKK from the coding sequence ATGAAATGCATAAGTGCTTTTTTAAGTCTGTGTCTGATAGCTGCTTTTGTAGTGGCGCAGCCGAACTATGACTTTTCGAAACTAAAACGCGAACATTTGGGACGCGGTGTGATTGCCATCAGAGAGAATCCATCTACCGTTGCCGTGTCTTGGCGTTATCTGTCCTCCGATCCGATGGACGAATCTTTTGATGTTTATAGAAATGGTGAAAAGCTAAACAAGCATCCGGTAAGAAATGCGACTTTCTTTCAGGACATATATAAAGGTACGGAATCCGTACTTTATACCGTCAAAGCTATCAAATCAAAAACGGAAAGCTGTTATCAACTGCCGTCCGATGCTCCGGCAGGTTATCTGAACATCCCGCTGAATCGTCCTGAAAACGGTACGATTCCAACCGGACAAAGTTATTTCTATGCTCCTAATGATGCTAGTATCGGCGATGTGGACGGCGACGGGGAATATGAGATTATCTTGAAATGGGACCCGTCGAACGCACACGATAATTCGCATGACGGTTACACCGGAGAGGTATATTTCGATTGTTATAAATTAAACGGGAAACATTTATGGCGCATTAATCTGGGACGCAATATACGTGCCGGTGCACACTATACCCAGTTTATGCTGTTTGACCTCAATGGTGACGGTAAAGCGGAAGTAGTAATGAAAACCGCCGACGGAACAGTGGACGGAAAAGGAAAAGTGATTGGAGATGCGCAAGCTGACTATCGGAATGAACAGGGACGTATTTTGACCGGACCGGAATATCTGACTGTCTTCAACGGATTGACAGGAGAAGCGATGCAAACGATTGATTACGTACCGGGAAGAGGAAATCTAATGGATTGGGGAGACAATCGTGGTAATCGTAGTGACCGCTTTTTGGCTTGCGTTGCTTATCTCGATGGCATTCATCCTAGTGTTGTGATGTGTCGTGGATATTATACCCGTACAGTATTGGCAGCATACGACTGGAATGGAAAGGAACTGAAAGAACGCTGGATTTTCGACAGTAACCATCCCGGTTGTGAAGATTATGCCGGACAAGGTAATCATAACCTTCGGGTAGGTGATGTAGATGGTGACGGATGCGATGAGATTATCTACGGCTCGTGTGCCATCGATCATAACGGCAAAGGTCTGTACACAACGAAGATGGGACATGGAGACGCGATTCATCTGACTCATTTTGATCCTTCCCGCAAAGGGTTGCAAGTGTGGGACTGCCACGAAAACAAGCGTGACGGAAGTACGTACAGAGATGCGGCAACCGGAGAAATACTTTTTCAGATAAAAGATAGTACAGATGTCGGGCGTTGCATGGCGGCTGATATTGATCCGACCCAAGCGGGCGTTGAAATGTGGTCTCTTGCTTCTGGAGGAATAAGAAATATAAAAGGAGAAGTGGTGAAAGCCCGTGTCAGAGGATTGTCATGTAATATGGCTGTCTGGCGGGAAGAAGTGCTGTTGCGCACAGTGGATAATACCGCTTTGCGCCTTTATGTCTCCACCATTCCCACTGATTACCGCTTCCACACCTTTTTGGAAGATCCTGTTTATCGCATCAGTATCGCTACCCAAAACGTAGCCTACAACCAGCCGACACAACTGGGATTCTACTTTGGACCGGATTTGCAGGGAACCATATTCAGAGGATGTAAAATACCTAAAAAATAA
- a CDS encoding hybrid sensor histidine kinase/response regulator transcription factor, translating to MTQRHLLVFTFLVSFVLNSYSAIELRSTQMRTSDGLPNNSIRYIYQDSKGFLWLATLNGLSRYDGNSFLTFRPEAGDKVSLADNRIYDLTEDKDVFLWISTTPELYSCYDLQRARFVDYTGCGELRQNYSAVFVTANGDVWLSHQGNGCRRMVHQKNGEMTSTVFRTECGNLPDNRVKFVNEDASGRIWIGTQCGLVSVSNGQYRIEDRLIHFTSSLAYKDDMYFLTVDGDIYYYHSATQKMQKLAALSTVAGQTSPTGNFLLKDKWMILTTTGVYIYDFTTGEVAADPRLNIKKGELIRDNHGDYWIYNHTGRLTYVVATTGESKDFQLIPQDKISYIDFERYHIVHDSRGIIWISTYGNGLFAYNTAEDKLEHFVANINDQSHISSDFLQYVMEDRAGGIWVASEYSGLSRISVLNEGTSRIYPESRELFDRSNTIRMLTKRSNGDIWVGTRKGGLYTFDANLQSKMTNQYFHSNIYAIAEDRQGRMWTGTRGNGLKVGDIWYHNTPSDPTSLSDNNVFAIYRDRKDRMWVGTFGGGLELAEPTSDGKYKFRHFFQKTFGMRMVRVIEEDENGMVWVGTSEGICIFHPDSLIADGDNYHLFSYTNGKFCSNEIKCIYRDTKGRMWIGTSGSGLNLCTPQDNYRSLKYEHYGTSEGLVNDVIQSILGDKKGTLWVATEYGISKFTPSIHSFENYFFSSYTLGNVYSENSACMREDGKLLFGTNYGLIVIDPEKIQDSETFSPVVFTDLYVNGTQMNPQMEDSPLKQSLAYSDEITLKYFQNSFLIDFSTFDYSDSGHTKYMYWLENYDQGWSAPSPLNFASFKYLNPGTYVLHVKSSNGSGMWNDSETRLKIVIVPPFWKTTWAMLCYVLLLMVALYFAFRIVRNFNGLRNRINVEKQLTEYKLVFFTNISHEFRTPLTLIQGALEKIQRVTDIPRELIYPLKTMDKSTQRMLRLINQLLEFRKMQNNKLALSLEETDVISFLYEIFLSFGDVAEQKNMNFRFLPSVPSYKMFIDKGNLDKVTYNLLSNAFKYTPSNGTIILSVNVDEGKQILQIQVSDTGVGIPKEKQNELFKRFIQSNFSGDSIGVGLHLSYELVQVHKGTIEYKDNEGGGSVFTVCIPTDKTVYSEKDFLVAGNVLLKEADGHAHHLLQLSEELPDPEKMAAPLNKRKVLIIEDDNDIREFLREEIGAYFEVEVAADGTSGFEKARTYDADLIICDVLMPGMTGFEVTRKLKTDFDTSHIPIILLTALNSPEKHLEGIEAGADAYIAKPFSVKLLVARVFRLIEQRDKLREKFSSEPGIVRPAMCTTDRDKEFADRLATILEQNLVRPEFSIDEFAQLMKLGRTVFYRKLRGVTGYSPNEYLRVVRMKKAAELLLSEDNLTVAEVSYKVGISDPFYFSKCFKAQFGVAPSVYQRGVNSGKDSIV from the coding sequence ATGACGCAAAGACACCTTTTAGTCTTCACTTTCCTTGTTAGCTTTGTACTGAATTCCTATAGTGCAATAGAGCTTCGTTCTACACAAATGAGAACTAGTGACGGTCTTCCCAACAACTCTATCCGATACATCTATCAGGATAGCAAAGGCTTTTTGTGGCTGGCTACCTTGAACGGATTAAGTCGTTATGATGGTAACTCTTTCCTGACCTTTCGTCCGGAAGCCGGAGATAAAGTGTCTTTGGCAGACAATCGGATTTACGATCTCACAGAAGATAAAGATGTTTTTTTATGGATTTCCACTACACCTGAACTATATAGCTGTTATGATTTGCAACGTGCCCGTTTTGTTGATTACACGGGTTGCGGCGAGTTAAGGCAGAATTATTCTGCTGTATTCGTTACAGCCAACGGAGACGTGTGGTTATCACATCAGGGCAATGGTTGCCGACGTATGGTGCATCAGAAAAACGGTGAAATGACATCCACCGTATTCAGAACAGAATGTGGAAACCTGCCGGACAACCGGGTGAAATTCGTGAATGAAGATGCCAGTGGACGTATCTGGATCGGCACTCAATGCGGATTGGTTTCTGTCTCCAACGGACAATACCGGATAGAAGACCGATTGATTCATTTCACTTCTTCTCTGGCTTATAAGGATGACATGTATTTCCTTACGGTAGATGGAGATATTTATTATTACCATTCGGCTACGCAGAAGATGCAGAAGCTAGCTGCCCTTTCAACCGTTGCAGGGCAGACATCGCCTACCGGAAATTTCTTGTTGAAAGATAAATGGATGATTCTGACTACGACCGGAGTATATATTTATGATTTTACGACCGGAGAAGTAGCTGCTGATCCTCGTCTGAATATTAAAAAGGGCGAACTGATTCGCGACAACCACGGAGACTATTGGATATATAATCATACTGGACGCCTCACCTATGTGGTTGCCACAACCGGTGAAAGTAAAGATTTCCAGTTGATCCCTCAGGACAAGATCAGCTACATCGACTTCGAGCGTTATCATATCGTACATGATTCCCGGGGAATAATCTGGATTTCTACCTATGGGAATGGTCTTTTTGCTTATAATACAGCCGAAGATAAGCTGGAACATTTCGTTGCCAACATCAACGATCAAAGTCATATCAGTTCGGATTTCCTGCAGTATGTTATGGAAGATCGTGCCGGTGGCATCTGGGTCGCTTCGGAATATTCGGGTTTATCCCGCATTTCAGTGTTGAATGAAGGAACTTCCCGCATCTATCCCGAGTCCCGTGAACTGTTCGACCGTTCGAATACCATCCGTATGCTGACCAAGAGGTCTAATGGCGATATTTGGGTAGGTACGCGTAAAGGCGGACTTTATACCTTTGACGCGAATCTTCAGTCGAAAATGACGAATCAATATTTCCATTCCAATATTTATGCAATCGCTGAAGATCGCCAGGGACGGATGTGGACAGGAACCCGTGGAAATGGATTGAAGGTGGGAGATATCTGGTATCATAATACCCCGTCCGACCCGACTTCATTGTCGGATAATAACGTTTTTGCTATTTATCGCGATCGCAAAGACCGTATGTGGGTGGGTACATTCGGCGGAGGACTCGAATTGGCTGAACCTACTTCTGACGGGAAATATAAATTCCGGCATTTCTTCCAGAAAACGTTCGGAATGAGGATGGTGCGTGTGATAGAAGAAGATGAAAACGGAATGGTCTGGGTAGGAACCAGTGAGGGGATTTGTATCTTTCATCCGGACTCATTGATTGCAGATGGTGATAATTATCATCTTTTCAGTTATACAAACGGAAAATTCTGCAGTAATGAAATCAAATGTATCTATCGTGATACGAAAGGACGTATGTGGATTGGTACTTCCGGTTCGGGACTGAACCTCTGTACGCCGCAGGACAACTATCGTTCATTGAAATATGAGCATTACGGAACTTCCGAAGGGTTGGTCAACGATGTGATCCAGTCTATTCTGGGAGATAAAAAAGGAACCCTTTGGGTAGCGACCGAATATGGAATTTCCAAGTTCACCCCATCCATTCATTCTTTTGAGAACTATTTCTTTTCTTCCTATACTTTAGGAAATGTGTATAGCGAGAATAGTGCCTGTATGCGTGAAGACGGGAAATTGCTTTTTGGTACGAACTATGGATTAATTGTGATCGACCCTGAAAAGATACAAGATAGTGAAACGTTTTCTCCGGTTGTTTTCACTGATTTGTACGTCAATGGAACCCAGATGAATCCGCAGATGGAGGATTCTCCATTAAAACAGTCTCTTGCTTATTCGGATGAAATTACGCTGAAATATTTTCAAAACTCATTCCTGATAGATTTCTCCACTTTCGACTATTCGGATAGCGGACATACGAAATATATGTATTGGCTGGAAAACTATGACCAGGGATGGAGTGCTCCTTCTCCACTGAATTTCGCTTCCTTTAAGTACCTGAATCCGGGAACCTACGTACTGCATGTCAAATCCAGCAATGGATCGGGTATGTGGAACGACAGCGAGACTAGATTGAAGATTGTAATCGTCCCACCGTTTTGGAAGACTACCTGGGCAATGCTGTGCTATGTTCTGTTATTGATGGTAGCCTTGTATTTTGCTTTTCGTATCGTCCGGAACTTTAATGGTTTGCGTAACCGTATTAACGTAGAGAAGCAACTGACTGAATATAAGCTGGTCTTCTTTACCAATATTTCTCATGAATTCCGTACTCCGCTTACCTTAATCCAGGGAGCTTTGGAGAAAATCCAGCGTGTTACGGATATTCCGCGCGAATTGATATATCCTCTGAAAACAATGGATAAGAGCACGCAACGCATGTTGAGGCTCATCAACCAGTTGCTAGAATTCAGAAAGATGCAGAATAATAAACTGGCGCTTTCTTTAGAGGAAACAGATGTCATCTCTTTCCTTTATGAAATATTCTTGAGCTTCGGTGACGTGGCGGAACAGAAGAATATGAACTTCCGTTTCTTGCCTTCGGTGCCATCTTATAAGATGTTTATTGATAAAGGGAATTTGGATAAGGTGACTTATAACTTGCTTTCAAATGCATTTAAATATACCCCTTCCAACGGAACGATTATTCTTTCGGTGAATGTGGACGAAGGGAAACAAATATTGCAGATTCAGGTTTCGGATACGGGAGTGGGGATTCCTAAAGAGAAACAGAATGAACTGTTCAAGCGGTTTATACAGAGTAATTTCTCTGGTGACAGTATTGGGGTCGGTCTGCATTTGAGCTACGAACTGGTGCAGGTGCATAAAGGTACGATTGAGTATAAAGACAATGAAGGTGGCGGTTCTGTATTTACCGTATGTATTCCGACAGATAAGACGGTGTATTCGGAGAAAGACTTCCTTGTTGCGGGCAACGTATTGCTGAAAGAGGCAGATGGTCATGCACATCATTTGTTACAGCTTTCAGAAGAGCTCCCTGATCCGGAAAAGATGGCTGCTCCTTTGAATAAACGGAAAGTGCTGATTATTGAAGATGATAATGATATTCGTGAGTTTCTACGGGAAGAAATTGGTGCATACTTTGAAGTAGAAGTGGCTGCCGACGGCACATCCGGATTTGAAAAGGCCCGTACGTATGATGCAGATTTGATAATCTGTGATGTTCTGATGCCAGGTATGACCGGATTTGAAGTGACCAGGAAACTAAAAACGGATTTTGATACGAGTCATATTCCCATTATTCTTCTGACCGCGTTGAACTCACCGGAAAAGCATCTGGAAGGAATTGAGGCAGGTGCGGATGCATACATCGCAAAACCATTCAGTGTTAAACTGCTGGTGGCACGTGTATTTCGTTTGATCGAGCAGCGGGATAAATTGCGTGAGAAGTTCTCCAGCGAACCTGGTATTGTGCGTCCGGCTATGTGTACTACCGACCGGGATAAAGAATTTGCAGACCGCTTGGCTACCATTCTCGAACAGAATCTTGTCCGTCCGGAATTTTCTATTGACGAGTTTGCGCAGCTTATGAAGTTGGGACGAACTGTCTTTTATCGGAAATTGCGCGGTGTAACAGGATATTCGCCTAATGAATATTTGCGTGTAGTGCGAATGAAGAAAGCGGCGGAGTTGTTGCTGTCAGAAGATAATCTGACGGTTGCGGAAGTCTCTTACAAAGTAGGCATCAGTGATCCTTTCTATTTCAGCAAATGCTTTAAAGCACAGTTTGGGGTAGCACCATCGGTTTATCAGCGTGGTGTGAATAGTGGAAAAGATTCCATCGTGTGA
- a CDS encoding rhamnogalacturonan acetylesterase, giving the protein MKNKLFPYICWLTAITFSLQLQAQNKVSTPMADVNQVIDNTLDSLNKARTSRPEAGSSRKGDNPVLFLVGNSTMRTGTLGNGNNGQWGWGYYAGDYFDSNRITVENHALGGTSSRTFYNRLWPDVIKGVRPGDWVIIELGHNDNGPYDSGRARASIPGIGKDTLNVTIKETGVKETVYTYGEYMRRFIQNVKAKGAHPILFSLTPRNAWEDKDSTIITRVNKTFGLWAKQVAEEQRVPFIDLNDISARKFEKFGKNKVKYMFYIDRIHTSAFGAKVNAESAADGIRAYEGLELANYLKPIEKDTVTGSSRKEGRPVLFTVGDSTVKNEDKDKNGMWGWGSVIADEVNLNKISVENRAMAGRSARTFLDEGRWDKVYNALQPGDFVLIQFGHNDAGDINVGKARAELRGSGDESKVFLMEKTGKYQVIYTFGWYLRKFIMDVQEKGAIPIVLSHTPRNKWKDGKIERNTESFGKWTREAAEATGAYFIDLNKISADKLEKTGIKKAATFYNHDHTHTSLKGAHMNAKSIAEGLKKSNCPLKNYLK; this is encoded by the coding sequence ATGAAAAACAAATTATTCCCGTATATATGTTGGCTGACGGCCATTACATTCAGTTTGCAACTGCAAGCGCAAAATAAAGTTTCCACTCCCATGGCAGATGTCAATCAAGTAATTGACAACACGCTGGACAGCCTGAATAAAGCACGTACCTCGCGACCGGAAGCCGGTTCCAGCCGGAAAGGTGACAACCCAGTTCTGTTCCTGGTAGGTAACTCTACCATGCGTACCGGAACTTTAGGAAACGGCAACAACGGACAATGGGGATGGGGCTATTATGCAGGTGATTATTTCGACTCTAACCGGATTACTGTAGAGAATCATGCATTGGGTGGAACCAGTAGCCGTACTTTCTATAACCGTTTATGGCCGGATGTAATCAAAGGAGTACGCCCGGGAGACTGGGTTATCATCGAATTGGGGCACAATGACAACGGCCCATACGACAGCGGACGTGCCCGTGCTTCCATTCCCGGAATTGGCAAAGATACACTGAACGTAACGATTAAAGAAACCGGAGTAAAAGAAACCGTATATACCTACGGGGAATATATGCGTCGTTTCATTCAGAATGTAAAAGCCAAAGGTGCTCATCCTATCCTATTTTCGCTTACTCCCCGCAATGCCTGGGAAGATAAAGACAGCACCATCATCACACGTGTCAACAAGACTTTCGGATTGTGGGCAAAGCAAGTAGCCGAAGAACAGCGTGTTCCTTTTATTGATTTGAATGATATCAGTGCCCGCAAATTTGAGAAGTTCGGCAAGAATAAGGTGAAATATATGTTCTACATCGACCGTATACATACAAGTGCTTTCGGTGCTAAAGTCAATGCAGAATCTGCTGCTGACGGAATACGTGCGTATGAAGGGCTGGAATTAGCCAATTATCTGAAACCTATTGAGAAAGATACAGTGACAGGTTCTAGCCGGAAAGAAGGACGTCCGGTGTTGTTTACAGTTGGAGACAGTACAGTGAAAAATGAAGATAAAGATAAAAACGGTATGTGGGGTTGGGGAAGCGTCATTGCCGACGAGGTTAATCTGAATAAGATTTCCGTTGAGAACCGGGCTATGGCAGGACGAAGTGCACGCACTTTCCTGGATGAAGGTCGTTGGGATAAGGTATACAATGCTTTGCAACCGGGAGACTTCGTTCTGATTCAGTTCGGACATAATGATGCAGGAGATATTAATGTAGGAAAGGCCCGTGCCGAATTACGTGGTTCCGGTGATGAAAGCAAAGTATTTCTAATGGAAAAGACCGGTAAGTATCAGGTAATTTATACGTTTGGCTGGTATCTTCGGAAGTTCATCATGGATGTTCAAGAGAAAGGAGCCATTCCCATCGTTCTAAGTCATACGCCACGCAACAAATGGAAAGATGGAAAGATAGAACGTAATACCGAGTCTTTTGGCAAGTGGACACGTGAAGCTGCGGAAGCTACGGGAGCTTATTTCATTGACCTGAATAAGATTAGTGCCGATAAACTGGAAAAGACAGGTATCAAGAAAGCGGCAACTTTCTATAATCATGACCATACACACACTTCCTTAAAAGGAGCGCACATGAATGCGAAAAGCATTGCTGAAGGGTTGAAAAAGAGCAATTGCCCATTAAAGAATTATTTAAAATAA
- a CDS encoding glycoside hydrolase family 88/105 protein, with the protein MKKSLLSFFTVTLLCLMTGKPVMAQELPAQKETLETIVKVNDYFMKKYADYTLPSFFGRVRPSNIWTRGVYYEGLMALYGIYPREDYYKYAYDWADFHKWGMRNGNTTRNADDHCCGQVYIDLYNMCPSDPNMIRNIKASIDMVVNTPQVNDWWWIDAIQMAMPIYAKFGKMTGEQKYYDKMWDMYSYTRNVHGEAGMYNPKDCLWWRDHDFDPPYKEPNGEDCYWSRGNGWVYAALVRVLDEIPTNETHRQDYTNDFLAMSKALKKCQREDGFWNVSLHDPTNFGGKETSGTALFVYGMAWGVRNGLLDRKEYLPVLLKAWNAMVKDAVHPNGFLGYVQGTGKEPKDGQPVTYKSVPDFEDYGVGCFLLAGTEVYKLK; encoded by the coding sequence ATGAAGAAATCACTACTCTCATTCTTTACAGTAACCCTTCTTTGTCTTATGACAGGAAAGCCGGTCATGGCACAAGAGTTACCTGCACAAAAAGAGACTTTAGAGACTATCGTAAAAGTAAACGACTATTTTATGAAAAAGTATGCCGATTACACATTGCCTTCTTTCTTTGGCAGAGTTCGTCCAAGCAATATATGGACGAGAGGCGTATATTATGAAGGATTAATGGCTCTGTATGGCATTTACCCGCGTGAGGATTATTATAAGTATGCCTACGATTGGGCTGATTTCCACAAATGGGGAATGAGAAACGGCAATACGACCCGTAACGCAGATGATCATTGCTGCGGACAAGTTTATATCGACCTTTATAATATGTGTCCGTCCGATCCGAATATGATCCGGAATATAAAAGCAAGTATCGATATGGTAGTCAACACTCCGCAGGTGAACGATTGGTGGTGGATTGACGCTATCCAGATGGCAATGCCAATCTACGCAAAGTTTGGAAAAATGACCGGTGAACAGAAATACTACGATAAGATGTGGGATATGTATTCTTATACTCGTAACGTGCACGGAGAAGCCGGAATGTATAATCCTAAAGATTGCTTATGGTGGCGCGATCATGATTTTGATCCTCCTTACAAAGAACCGAATGGAGAGGATTGCTACTGGAGTCGTGGAAATGGCTGGGTATATGCAGCTCTTGTACGGGTATTGGATGAAATCCCTACTAATGAAACACATCGTCAGGACTATACAAATGATTTTCTCGCTATGAGCAAGGCACTTAAAAAATGTCAGCGTGAAGATGGTTTCTGGAATGTGAGCCTTCATGATCCGACGAACTTCGGAGGCAAAGAGACTTCCGGAACAGCGCTGTTTGTATACGGTATGGCTTGGGGAGTGCGCAACGGATTACTCGACCGCAAAGAATATCTTCCCGTCCTTTTAAAAGCATGGAACGCTATGGTGAAAGATGCAGTACACCCGAACGGATTCCTGGGATATGTGCAGGGAACAGGCAAAGAGCCTAAAGACGGACAGCCGGTTACTTATAAGAGTGTGCCCGACTTTGAAGACTACGGAGTCGGTTGTTTCCTGCTTGCCGGAACAGAAGTTTATAAATTAAAATAA
- a CDS encoding transposase, giving the protein MGNLNNREIYADKIYSDIPFYKETKECKKLKLFTPVKAIKEESPEITKREKAARDLFSTAVSKVRQPIEALFNWLNEKTNIQRAMKVRSTSGLLVHTMGKIAIALITLIFN; this is encoded by the coding sequence GTGGGAAATCTGAACAATAGAGAAATATATGCCGATAAAATATATTCGGATATACCATTCTATAAAGAGACAAAAGAATGCAAAAAACTCAAGCTATTTACTCCTGTAAAAGCTATCAAAGAAGAATCACCTGAAATAACAAAAAGGGAGAAAGCGGCAAGAGACTTGTTTTCAACGGCAGTCTCAAAAGTCAGACAACCCATTGAAGCATTATTCAACTGGTTGAATGAAAAAACAAATATTCAAAGAGCGATGAAAGTCAGATCTACATCTGGACTTCTGGTACATACGATGGGAAAAATTGCCATCGCATTAATTACTCTAATTTTTAACTAA